The sequence AATCTCATCAAAGGCCATCTAATTTATCCAGCAACAGCACATTGACTAGAAACAAGCTGGGCAGAGGAGGTCCGTTGTCATGGGGATTTGCTCTTACTAAATATTGATAATGAAGTTACTTGTTTTTATGACTGGCTAATTTTAAAGTAACGTTTAAGATGTTTCTTGCTGAAGAAATTGGTTTAGAAATTATAAGACATGACATCACGTCtaaatgaaattttaaagttGCATGTTTAAACAGTCTTTACTGTATCAGAAGTAACTCCAGTTTCAGTTCTGgaatctgtactgttgattcaaGACAGTAAGTTAGTCATATTGGAGACTTTCATTTATCAGCAGAAACATAAGGCAGGATCactttctgtatttattattactttatatttCCAATACACTAATCTCCCTACAGGTGGTGCAGTAGGTTTTTCTGCCCCCTGATTCATTTAGTgtcttgggtttgaatcccacactCAGACATGGTCTACGTAGATTCTACAAATTCTGTTTTTGTCCGTTTGGGTGTTCTGATTTTTTCCCACATCATCAAGCAAGTGCTGGTCAGGCAGACTGGTGATTCCAAAGTGTTCCTGTATGAGTGTGGGTGTCAGCGCATAAGTGGACCCAGTGATGGACTactgcactgtccagggctgtttcctaacctgctgccaggatagactgagactaaaaaaaagtaaatgttctgACATTCCAGAGGGATTTGCAACAAATCACAACTGTTGGAAGGCATGCTAAACAATGGACTTCTCACTGAGGGCTTGGCTGGTACAGACATAGTTAGAGTGTTTTGCATCTCAAAGAGATCTGTgtcatcttatttatttttttgttcttttttctacaGCTGTAACTCAAGtaccacaaaacaaaatgatgtcCACTCTGCAAATGCTGGAGAAACTCTATCAGAACAAAGTGGACTTCAGTGCCAATGAGCTTAACCCCTACCGATCTTTTGCAGAACAGGTGGTCATCACTGTCCTGGCAGAAGTCCAGAACAATTTAAGATCTACAGACCCGAAAATAAGTCTGGAGCCCATTGGCACTGGCAGCAGTTTTGAAGGTGTGAAGGTCAAACCGGATTTGGAGTTTGACTTCATGGTTCCAATTCAGATAATCTTGGATGAGATTATCTTTTCAGATAAGAATCCTGATATTCCAGTTTGCTTTGGATTAATTCAGATTAAAAGGCCAGTGTCACAGGAAGCAAAATCCAAATGGGCAACTGATTTAGATTTCATACTCAAGTTCTGTGTTCAGTTAAATAGACATGGCCATGTATTGTCTGCGGGGAAGATCCAGCAGTGGTTCCAGTCCATGTGTGCCCGTACTCTGCCCGAGCTCAAAGAACACTTCCCTGGAAtcaattttacatttcaaaagaatggtCCTGCAAGGACTCTTGTCTTTGATTATTATGGTAAAAAGATGAATATTGACATTGTGCCTGCTGTTCCATACAAGGGTGTCTACCTTGTAGCAAAGATGACCTCACATCTTGACCTTGGGGAGGCTGCATGGAGACTTTCCTTCTCCACCCATGAGAAGGCTTTCTTTGACAGCCTGCGACGCAACTCCTGTTACTTCAAGTGCCTGAATATCCTAAAATACCTGAGGGAGAATGATAAGGAAATATGTCCATCCTTCCAGTTGAACTTCTGTTACTTCAAGTGCCTGAAGATCCTAAAATATCTGAGGGAGAATGATAAGAAAATATGTCCATCCTCCCAGTTGACCTCCAGATGTCCTTCGTACTACCTGAAAACAGCATTTTTCCATTATGTATTACAAATTGATAAATATGTCTGGCAGAACTATAACTTGGAAACACAAGTAAAGGGTCTCCTTCTGTACCTGGCTAAATGTATGAAGCAACAGTACCTTCCACACATCTTTTTGGGGAATAAAGAGCTGGTAGGCAGACGTGATTTGTGGCTGCAGGATATTCCTTTAACGTTTTTCCACTTTAAGAAGACAAACCTTTTGAAAGAAGTTAATAAAGAAACCTTGCACCAGATCAGTCTGAGGCTGATTTACATTCATGATAACCTTGACAAGGTGCTTCAACAATTGTGCTGTTCTCCAGAGTGTTTACAGCAATATTCTAAGTCCTCCTCAGTTCGCATCAGAGACCCAACAGATGAGTTGGTTAGAAGAGCAGAAGTAGTGTGCGAAATGGAGTATGTCAGTCGTCATCACAGTGATCCATCATTTGAGGAATACGATTTTGACAGTCAACAACACAAGCTACGGCGGTGTAAAATTTTGTGTGTGATCGCTTGTGTTGttttcatttcctttatttatttgttaatgctACTGCGATACATGTCAGAATATAGACCTGGAAAAAAATGAGAAGTGGAGCTGTGGAAAGCAAATGGAagattctaaaaataaataaatattaataattacgTTTTGTAAATCATTACACTTTAAAGAAGACAGTGTGGTGCCTCAAGTTTGGACTGCTGCCTCAAAGTTCATTGGTTCAGGTGCTTTTGGGGAGTATTTTattttccacatcccaaaagatACATGCATTAGATAAACTGGCATCTGTGAATTGTCCCAACAATCCAGtaattgaaaatggatggatacaagAAGAGTAACTGTTAAAATCAATAGCTTACTTGCAATATTGTATGTACTGTAGTGGCAATAATTCAATCAATAAAACTAACAACAGCATGCAGCAGGCTGGCAAAATAATCTGTGTTGCTGTATTACAGAACCAGCACCCTGGGCTTTGTGTTCCTCCTCTTCCTGAGTTCAtgtggggtttcctcccacatactAAACATGTTTGAGATACGCGAGGTGGTGAATGTAAACCTGCCCCTGTATGGAGGTGTGAATGAATGAGGCTAACAGCCTAcccacactgtaaaaaaaaaaaaaaaattaaatttatggtaaaaaactggcagctggggtCACCAggattttactgtaaaaaaagaaGGTAACAATGTTTTTTGGTCTatggtacactttaaaaaaataatgttaaatttatggtAAAATACTGGCATCTGGGTTGCCAAAATTTTgctgtaataaataaggtgacaatatttttaggtttacagtataattttttaGTAAAAGCTATTTGGTCTTTTCTACAAACtccaacagaagggaatgtttaaccatTACCAAAAATTCATGTTGTGTAAAAAATATGACAACCAAGGAACAATATGCACTGTCAGGTCAAACCCCAGTACATAGTTTGCGTCAgttatagtgatgggtcgttcttgaacgattcgttcattttgaacgagtctttaatgtgactcgggaagaacgagtcgtctcgtgggagtgattcgttcagtcgcgcatgcgcatttgcgcaacttcctatagtttctgtattggaattgattcacctgtttcgagtcttcgggtttttcgaatcgttcgttcatcacgtgacagccccataagcttaaccaactcagtctgagctggaaagagaattgaacgaaatgactcgaaaaatgattcgttcattttgctgaccGAGACTTAAAGATCcaagtcagtaaaatgatccgaacttcctaTTCAGTTAGTTAACAACAACCAATAACAAACATGTGCTATTTAATTATATACATTGAAAATAACtcaatgtttaaggaagttatgCCGCTTGCCTGGTAGGGAAgtaaagttttctcttttgtggtgtatggtgtcctacttatcaaatacaacccaccataaatcagcttccataacctcaaaaaaccttcagcacgtggGGAAAAATAAGTTTGCTAACTTAGGTgaagtttttttccctactattcaaaggtatgcggttcaccaggaacaatattgtaaaaaggggcgtgtccttatgcaaatatcgtagccGGTTTTACTTTAACAgtgatttaccgttttacattttacggttgtttaccttcgttatttaacagttttacactgtaaaattaacagatttttttcagtataactgtaatgcatcaataaacggtatttagcatattttgaaggtagaaaaatattgattttacagaacaga comes from Polypterus senegalus isolate Bchr_013 chromosome 17, ASM1683550v1, whole genome shotgun sequence and encodes:
- the LOC120517870 gene encoding cyclic GMP-AMP synthase-like, encoding MMSTLQMLEKLYQNKVDFSANELNPYRSFAEQVVITVLAEVQNNLRSTDPKISLEPIGTGSSFEGVKVKPDLEFDFMVPIQIILDEIIFSDKNPDIPVCFGLIQIKRPVSQEAKSKWATDLDFILKFCVQLNRHGHVLSAGKIQQWFQSMCARTLPELKEHFPGINFTFQKNGPARTLVFDYYGKKMNIDIVPAVPYKGVYLVAKMTSHLDLGEAAWRLSFSTHEKAFFDSLRRNSCYFKCLNILKYLRENDKEICPSFQLNFCYFKCLKILKYLRENDKKICPSSQLTSRCPSYYLKTAFFHYVLQIDKYVWQNYNLETQVKGLLLYLAKCMKQQYLPHIFLGNKELVGRRDLWLQDIPLTFFHFKKTNLLKEVNKETLHQISLRLIYIHDNLDKVLQQLCCSPECLQQYSKSSSVRIRDPTDELVRRAEVVCEMEYVSRHHSDPSFEEYDFDSQQHKLRRCKILCVIACVVFISFIYLLMLLRYMSEYRPGKK